A region of the Polaribacter sp. L3A8 genome:
TTGATGGAGGAGTTGTATCAACAGAAACAAACCCTTATAACAATGCAGACAATAGTTCTGCAAAAGTTGGTAAGATGGTAAAATTTGAAGGTAAAACTTGGGGAGGAAGTGCGTTAACCTTAAGTTCTGCAATGGATTTTGCGAATAATGATACTTTTACAATGAAAGTATATTCACCAAGAGTAGGAGCAAAAGTATTATTAAAAGTAGAAAATTCTGGAGATGCAGGAATTAATTTTAGTAAAGAAGTTCTAACAACCATAGCAAATGGATGGGAAACTTTAACTTTTGATTATGCAACTATTAGTAAGGCTAATTCGTATGATAAATTGGTCTTAATATTTGATAATGGAACAGTTGGAGATGGTTCTGCTAACTTTACTTTTTATATAGATGATATTGCATTAACTTCTTCAGGTGTTGTGCTTCCTACAGTAGCATTACCTTTAGATTTTGAAAGTGCAACAACATGGACCAATTTTGATGGAGGAGTTGTTACCACAGAAACAAATCCATATAACAATGCAGATAATTCTTCTGCAAATGTTGGTAAAATGGTAAAAAATGCAGGTCAACCTTGGGGTGGCAGTGTCGTAAAATTAAGTTCAGCAATGGATTTTGCAGCAAATGATACTTTTACAATGAAAGTATATTCGCCAAGATCAAATGCAAAAGTGTTATTAAAAGTAGAAAATTCTGCAAGTCCAGCTACTAGTTTCGAGAAAGAAATAACCATAACCACAGCAAATGCGTGGGAAACAATTACGTTCGATTATTCAGCAATTCCTAGTGGATCATATGATAGCGTTGTTTTAATTTTCGATTTAGGAACTATGGGAGACGGAAGTGCAAACTATACCTTTTATATGGACGATCTTATGTTGTTTAATGCAGCAACTGCAAGCGTGTCAGACAATAAATTACTAAATGTTTCTATGTAT
Encoded here:
- a CDS encoding T9SS type A sorting domain-containing protein translates to MKKITLLFALLITSIGFSQQQEYHLDFEEGTPSGIASNWYTFDNQPAPAEIVDNPNLNGVNTTASKVMKVVMGPGNAFYAGVNNKWEDSKFGTWKIDMSVASNLTLTMDVHKNYVGTVGIKMGTNSAGTSFQITDQNVGNTVVNEWQTLTFDLSGINPNGDLSNISQMVVFVDWTQDMADRAAGNTIYIDNIKFNAEKLTDAPEAPVAGTASLPLDFESEITWSDFDGGVVSTETNPYNNADNSSAKVGKMVKFEGKTWGGSALTLSSAMDFANNDTFTMKVYSPRVGAKVLLKVENSGDAGINFSKEVLTTIANGWETLTFDYATISKANSYDKLVLIFDNGTVGDGSANFTFYIDDIALTSSGVVLPTVALPLDFESATTWTNFDGGVVTTETNPYNNADNSSANVGKMVKNAGQPWGGSVVKLSSAMDFAANDTFTMKVYSPRSNAKVLLKVENSASPATSFEKEITITTANAWETITFDYSAIPSGSYDSVVLIFDLGTMGDGSANYTFYMDDLMLFNAATASVSDNKLLNVSMYPNPTTSSLNISAQSTIKNAAIYNILGKQVISLAINKNSESIDVSNLASGIYLIKYTVDNAVGTAKFIKE